In the Drosophila gunungcola strain Sukarami unplaced genomic scaffold, Dgunungcola_SK_2 000001F, whole genome shotgun sequence genome, one interval contains:
- the LOC128261542 gene encoding cytoplasmic tRNA 2-thiolation protein 2 isoform X2, translated as MCSIGEDDFGDEGAAHAMVAESLPLGIVLSPGDCNKCGVTSSELYKLNFRTAECRDCFLAYARHKFRAALGAAKILPRNAEVLLVLDGSAESLVLLDMLHFAQTQNTFKRLHCNARVVYVDDQQVLGRYPVDMEAIKALSDQYAPFEFHVIELGALSSSLQRIKEYSPSPKETSELVEKLERLRSLTARQDFLQQQRKNLIASVAEKLQCSHVFEPSISVDLATQLLTAIALGRGGSAAMDVALLDDRLAGDVKLLRPLKDLNEQEIQFYVHAQRLKPLLQSGSRYGQERGQTASLQNLTSAFVANLQKNYASTVSTVFRTGDKIAVNAHPEQATCVQCQSAMDSDLSDTLLAIEYSRSVSEAGVGLYKNGDDLEALAKRRLEAQDGLCHACRGIQAELKSALC; from the exons ATGTGCAGCATTGGCGAAGATGATTTTGGTGACGAGGGGGCCGCCCATGCCATGGTGGCGGAATCCCTGCCCTTGGGAATCGTCCTCAGCCCTGGAGATTGCAACAAATGTGGAGTAACTTCAAGCGAACTCTACAAACTGAACTTCCGGACGGCGGAGTGTCGTGACTGCTTCCTAGCATATGCAAGGCACAAGTTCCGGGCTGCTCTGGGCGCAGCCAAGATCCTGCCACGAAACGCCGAGGTGCTCCTGGTGCTTGACGGCTCCGCAGAGTCCTTGGTGCTCCTGGACATGCTACACTTTGCCCAAACGCAAAACACGTTCAAACGACTGCACTGCAATGCACGTGTGGTCTACGTGGACGATCAACAAGTGCTGGGCCGTTATCCTGTGGACATGGAAGCAATCAAGGCTTTGTCCGACCAATATGCACCTTTTGAGTTTCATGTAATTGAGCTGGGTGCCTTGTCCAGCTCTTTGCAGCGGATCAAGGAGTACAGTCCTTCCCCCAAAGAAACCAGCGAGCTGGTGGAGAAACTCGAGAGGCTGCGCAGCCTAACAGCTCGTCAGGATttcctgcagcagcagcgcaaGAACCTCATTGCCTCGGTGGCAGAGAAGCTGCAATGCAGTCATGTCTTTGAGCCCAGTATAAGTGTGGATTTGGCCACCCAACTCTTGACTGCAATAGCCCTGGGTCGTGGTGGCAGTGCCGCCATGGACGTGGCTCTCCTGGACGATCGGCTGGCGGGCGATGTCAAATTGCTGCGACCCCTCAAAGATCTTAACGAGCAGGAGATTCAATTCTATGTTCATGCCCAGCGATTAAAACCTCTGCTGCAAAGTGGCTCCCGATATGGCCAGGAGAGAGGACAGACTGCCAGCTTACAGAACCTCACGTCGGCCTTTGTGGCTAACCTGCAGAAGAATTACGCTTCCACCGTGTCCACAGTGTTCCGAACTGGCGACAAAATAGCTGTCAATGCCCATCCAGAGCAGGCAACGTGTGTCCAATGTCAGTCTGCTATGGATTCCGACCTCTCCGACACTCTGCTGGCCATCGAGTACTCCAGATCCGTGTCAGAGGCCGGCGTAGGTCTGTACAAGAACGGAGATGACCTCGAAGCTTTGGCAAAGCGGCGGTTGGAGGCGCAGGATGGGCTGTGCCACGCCTGCCGCGGCATACAGGCAGAGCTCAAGAGTG CGTTGTGTTAA
- the LOC128261545 gene encoding uncharacterized protein LOC128261545: protein MRTKLILLTICIYFCIASAEDRNSSAEIRGDVIKLLKGTEKLIVGVEEVKRVQKGIEEKFKHQRDEIELIAVLELAVAKLEEKVIGSSQATASGVANLSAIVGATQKQNEQAIRNLTKVELDIRGALDKLAANQTKYEKDLDSVISSVNANLTGIQQVLGQAVIGKLIVLDNKAKILQQQQHSIVGQVGYLEQLKVLTDRANRKVNQLEWGLAILNRTQSESLNSIENTFHGVQVASSHIDHKLGVLLDNQKSIETTLQGWKRKNPPNPKPHEVWTHPEHKLGYQSRPEQKPEVENRYATEEEAEYLYKLWYGEGQQE from the exons ATGAGAACAAAACTGATTTTGTTAACGAtctgcatttatttttgcattgctTCAGCAGAGGATCGGAATTCCAGTGCCGAAATCCGTGGGGATGTGATAAAGCTACTAAAGGGCACTGAGAAGCTAATCGTTGGTGTGGAGGAAGTGAAGAGGGTGCAAAAGGGCATCGAGGAAAAGTTCAAGCATCAGCGGGATGAGATCGAGCTCATTGCCGTACTTGAGCTTGCCGTAGCCAAACTGGAGGAAAAAGTTATTGGTAGCTCCCAGGCAACTGCCTCCGGTGTGGCCAATTTGTCGGCCATTGTCGGGGCAACGCAGAAACAAAATGAACAGGCCATTAGGAACCTGACCAAGGTGGAGCTGGATATCAGGGGTGCCCTAGATAAGCTGGCTGCCAACCAGACCAAATATGAGAAGGATCTGGATTCGGTGATCTCATCCGTCAATGCAAATCTAACTGGGATCCAGCAGGTGCTGGGGCAGGCTGTCATCGGAAAGCTCATTGTGCTGGACAACAAGGCTAAGAttctccagcagcagcagcacagcaTCGTTGGTCAGGTTGGATACCTGGAGCAACTGAAGGTCCTGACGGATCGTGCCAATCGTAAGGTGAACCAACTGGAATGGGGTCTAGCCATACTTAATCGCACCCAGTCCGAGAGCCTCAATAGCATCGAAAACACTTTCCATGGAGTGCAGGTGGCATCCTCTCATATTGATCACAAACTTGGTGTCCTGCTAGACAACCAAAAAAGCATTGAAACGACACTGCAGGGCTGGAAGCGCAAAAATCCCCCAAATCCTAAACCCCACGAGGTCTGGACCCATCCGGAACACAAGCTCGGTTACCA ATCAAGGCCAGAGCAAAAACCTGAAGTCGAAAACAGATACGCTACCGAAGAGGAAGCTGAATACCTATATAAGCTCTGGTACGGTGAAGGTCAGCAGGAGTAG
- the LOC128262486 gene encoding transcription factor Maf → MKMEDPTINDTYVQEFDLHHLEVGVNGAGQAHGGSGAQVTTIGHVKREDHSPPQPVAVKWTTIHGEPTNPEDEPESLPLSGPEPAGAVEVSPSPHIKLRSFSGHHQWHMDERRLQPLSPPPEQYGPLPGQAILVNTSSGAAAAGVPGGVPSTPPETPPVVGSPTGSSSCPAQTYAHHYARTPGSSVSASASAAAAAVAASAGAASVSAGLSHDMMWLTNSIRAEQQPLDLRPLAYPGSQEEAEEWDRQRDYALQAAAAHHHHHGQPLMQAQHHPHGHGGHPHPHPHPHPHPHPHQVVLQQGKYPHHHHHHFHNLELTPINMHSNSYGSGAPGSLTPTCLPQVPSNGSGSSGGGGSGGGGGGSGSGGPGSVGGGSCVITRAALQPCRPLSASSTRSSNNMSPRTCSGAYSNATLEDCLNDDMLTTLTVRELNKRLHGCPREEVVRLKQKRRTLKNRGYAQNCRSKRLHQRHELEKANRVLNQDLHRLKLEYSRVCQERDALMQRLQRVGTGNGGGGGGAGAAGGDSQSSPEFYL, encoded by the coding sequence ATGAAAATGGAGGATCCCACCATAAACGACACGTACGTGCAGGAGTTCGATCTGCACCACCTGGAGGTGGGCGTTAATGGAGCTGGCCAGGCACACGGTGGCTCTGGCGCCCAAGTGACCACCATTGGTCATGTGAAGCGCGAGGATCACAGTCCGCCGCAACCGGTGGCCGTCAAATGGACGACGATCCACGGAGAGCCGACAAATCCGGAGGATGAGCCGGAATCGCTGCCCCTTTCCGGACCAGAGCCCGCCGGCGCCGTGGAGGTCTCCCCCTCGCCGCACATCAAGCTGAGGTCCTTCTCCGGCCACCACCAGTGGCACATGGACGAACGGCGCCTGCAACCGCTGTCGCCGCCGCCGGAGCAATATGGTCCGCTGCCTGGACAGGCCATTCTGGTGAACACGTCCTCGGGAGCGGCGGCCGCCGGAGTTCCGGGCGGAGTGCCCTCAACGCCGCCGGAAACGCCGCCCGTGGTGGGTTCGCCCacgggcagcagcagctgtcCGGCCCAGACCTATGCCCACCACTATGCCCGTACTCCAGGCAGTTCCgtatccgcatccgcatccgccgctgccgccgccgttGCTGCCTCCGCCGGAGCAGCCTCGGTGAGTGCCGGCCTGAGCCACGACATGATGTGGCTGACCAACTCCATACGGGCGGAGCAACAGCCGCTGGACCTGCGACCCCTGGCCTATCCCGGATCccaggaggaggcggaggagtgGGACAGGCAGCGGGACTACGCCCTGCAGGCGGCGGCGGCTCACCACCATCATCACGGTCAGCCGCTGATGCAGGCCCAGCATCATCCACACGGACACGGAGGTCATCCACACccccacccacacccacatccgcatccgcatccgcaccAGGTGGTGCTGCAGCAGGGCAAATATCcgcaccaccatcaccaccattTCCACAACCTGGAACTGACGCCCATCAATATGCACTCGAATTCGTACGGCAGTGGTGCCCCCGGATCCCTCACGCCCACCTGTCTGCCCCAAGTGCCCAGCAATGGGAGTGGCAGCAGCGGAGgaggcggcagcggcggcggtggcggtgggAGTGGCAGTGGAGGTCCTGGCAGCGTGGGCGGCGGATCCTGCGTGATCACACGCGCTGCACTGCAGCCATGCCGCCCACTCTCCGCCAGCTCGACCAGATCCTCGAACAACATGTCGCCTCGGACCTGTTCGGGTGCCTACAGCAATGCCACGCTGGAGGATTGCCTCAACGACGACATGCTGACCACGTTGACGGTGCGGGAGCTGAACAAACGCCTGCACGGCTGCCCACGCGAGGAGGTGGTGCGTCTGAAGCAGAAGAGGCGCACCCTGAAGAACCGCGGCTATGCCCAGAACTGCCGCTCCAAGCGACTCCATCAGCGCCACGAGCTGGAGAAGGCCAACCGGGTGCTCAACCAGGATCTGCACCGCCTGAAGCTGGAGTACTCGAGGGTGTGCCAGGAGCGAGACGCCCTCATGCAGCGCCTGCAGCGGGTGGGCACCGGAAAtggcggcggaggaggtggTGCTGGAGCCGCCGGCGGCGACAGCCAGAGCTCGCCGGAGTTCTACCTATGA
- the LOC128261544 gene encoding acyl-coenzyme A diphosphatase NUDT19 yields the protein MSKLLPKIRSSSSLILLAKDSKAKAANSFDYNALLLTRTQKSSFMPESSVFPGGVCDATDSSPAWLDHFRRNEISAAKLRDVGHVKGPRPEIFEIKADKEALDPSLSLRLTAIRETFEELGILLCRDSKSLTSTSGYAKFHEQFDGVHWQHIVHNDASQFLELCKELEVFPDVWALHEWSAWRTPSTFKKRFETAFYMTALEHEPSVHIEPNEVKDCAWRSPLDYLQACLRKELWLPPPQFYELSRCLNFSSLESLRQFAAEREVKGLGLIHPVMYKCKNGTVHLLPGDEAYPADPDASSDKIETGLTVEEFRSQGNDKLHRSEHWNQHQSQLLINFDREDGQVHPLDPTKL from the exons ATGTCGAAGCTTTTGCCCAAAATCCGTTCCTCCTCCAGCCTGATCCTGCTGGCCAAGGACTCAAAAGCAAAAGCTGCGAATTCCTTCGACTACAAT GCCCTGCTCCTCACGCGAACGCAAAAGTCCAGTTTCATGCCGGAGTCCTCGGTCTTTCCGGGCGGAGTTTGCGATGCCACAGACAGTTCGCCCGCCTGGTTGGATCACTTTCGGCGAAACGAAATCAGTGCCGCCAAGCTGAGGGATGTGGGCCACGTGAAAGGCCCACGGCCAGAGATATTTGAGATCAAAGCGGATAAGGAAGCGTTAGATCC ATCCCTGTCCCTGCGTCTAACTGCCATACGCGAGACCTTTGAGGAGCTGGGCATCCTGCTGTGTAGGGATAGCAAATCATTAACCTCCACCAGTGGCTACGCCAAGTTCCATGAGCAGTTCGACGGCGTCCATTGGCAGCACATAGTCCACAATGATGCTAGTCAGTTCTTGGAGCTCTGCAAGGAACTGGAGGTGTTTCCGGACGTGTGGGCACTCCACGAGTGGTCAGCCTGGCGCACACCGTCCACCTTCAAGAAACGGTTTGAGACTGCCTTCTATATGACCGCCCTGGAGCACGAACCCAGCGTTCACATCGAACCCAACGAGGTCAAGGACTGTGCG TGGCGCTCCCCATTAGATTACCTTCAAGCGTGCCTGAGAAAGGAGCTCTGGTTGCCGCCTCCTCAATTCTACGAGCTTTCCCGCTGCCTCAACTTCTCCTCCTTGGAAAGTCTTCGACAATTCGCCGCAGAGCGTGAGGTCAAAGGCCTTGGTCTGATTCATCCTGTGATGTACAAGTGCAAAAATGGAACTGTCCACCTCTTGCCTGGAGACGAGGCCTATCCCGCCGATCCGGATGCTAGTAGCGACAAAATAGAGACTGGCTTGACAGTCGAGGAGTTTCGTTCGCAAGGTAATGACAAACTACATAGATCAGAGCACTGGAACCAGCATCAGTCGCAGCTGCTCATTAACTTTGACCGGGAGGATGGTCAAGTTCATCCCCTAGACCCTACCAAGCTATAG
- the LOC128261541 gene encoding uncharacterized protein LOC128261541 has translation MQLAVEMKVFIAILFLGLCFGGNKAQKEESISDLLKDNSKGLQAANVLLDRIAKVGEEAQAGLADQKEALKALAIVDGLLAKLTIALEASSQNLVATLLNISKQGEEYGHRTDAQLLELARLQEATKQLLNVLEAKLDAYQKHVLQSSRSIDRSIDGLAKLITRTVLPQINGLKCSFDSLETSQINVEVELKNLAGVKELSEDSNRKLNVLEQQLKQLNRTQELRLDTLIGAVQHSQPLNPWKLEAALRELIISQKRIELDLDQCSRQSPHQQYGHHDEPHGHGPSYGVEAQEPHQTQAPEPKHNHQSSSAVSWRESLPWETASPYQSATVPYHQHWKPAPAYGPTSKPKPKPYPRGGHSAPPSHGPSPPAHQSPIPVPPVEFHPEPSHQQSQHKFEQKPQPNHQQSHNPQPFHEQSFKPQSYQEQSYKQPEPIQQGESYGIWYGDGSLPQGY, from the coding sequence ATGCAACTTGCAGTTGAAATGAAAGTTTTCATCGCGATCTTGTTTCTGGGCTTGTGCTTCGGCGGTAACAAAGCGCAGAAGGAGGAGAGCATCTCTGATCTCCTGAAGGATAATTCCAAGGGCTTGCAGGCGGCCAATGTGCTTCTGGACAGGATTGCAAAAGTTGGCGAGGAGGCACAGGCTGGCTTGGCGGACCAAAAGGAGGCTCTCAAAGCCTTGGCCATCGTCGATGGTCTGCTGGCTAAACTGACAATCGCCCTGGAGGCGAGTTCGCAGAATCTGGTGGCCACCTTGTTGAACATCTCCAAGCAGGGCGAAGAGTATGGTCATCGCACAGATGCGCAGCTCCTGGAACTGGCCCGCCTGCAAGAGGCCACCAAGCAGCTCCTCAACGTGCTGGAAGCCAAATTGGATGCCTACCAGAAGCATGTGCTGCAAAGTTCCCGCAGCATTGACAGGAGCATCGATGGACTGGCCAAACTGATCACCAGGACTGTGCTGCCCCAGATCAATGGCCTGAAATGCTCCTTCGACAGCCTGGAGACATCCCAGATCAACGTGGAGGTGGAGCTAAAGAATTTGGCTGGAGTCAAAGAGCTCAGCGAGGACTCTAATCGCAAACTAAACGTGCTGGAGCAGCAGTTGAAGCAGCTTAATCGAACCCAGGAACTGCGCCTAGACACCCTGATCGGTGCAGTGCAGCATTCGCAGCCACTTAATCCCTGGAAACTGGAGGCAGCCCTGCGTGAACTGATCATCTCCCAGAAACGCATCGAACTGGATTTGGATCAGTGCAGCCGACAATCGCCCCATCAACAATACGGCCACCATGATGAGCCCCATGGGCATGGGCCCAGCTATGGAGTTGAAGCTCAGGAGCCTCACCAAACTCAGGCTCCGGAGCCCAAGCACAACCATCAGAGCTCCAGTGCCGTGTCCTGGCGGGAGTCACTGCCCTGGGAGACTGCCTCACCATACCAATCCGCTACAGTTCCCTATCACCAGCATTGGAAGCCAGCGCCTGCCTATGGACCCACCTCCAAGCCCAAGCCAAAGCCATATCCCAGGGGAGGACACTCTGCTCCGCCATCCCATGGACCTTCGCCGCCAGCCCACCAGTCTCCTATTCCTGTGCCTCCTGTAGAATTCCATCCCGAACCTAGTCACCAGCAATCCCAGCACAAATTCGAGCAAAAACCGCAACCTAACCACCAGCAATCACACAATCCACAACCATTCCATGAGCAATCCTTCAAGCCACAATCTTACCAGGAGCAATCCTATAAGCAACCCGAACCCATTCAGCAAGGAGAATCTTACGGGATTTGGTACGGAGACGGTTCACTGCCCCAAGGATACTGA
- the LOC128261542 gene encoding cytoplasmic tRNA 2-thiolation protein 2 isoform X1, with protein MCSIGEDDFGDEGAAHAMVAESLPLGIVLSPGDCNKCGVTSSELYKLNFRTAECRDCFLAYARHKFRAALGAAKILPRNAEVLLVLDGSAESLVLLDMLHFAQTQNTFKRLHCNARVVYVDDQQVLGRYPVDMEAIKALSDQYAPFEFHVIELGALSSSLQRIKEYSPSPKETSELVEKLERLRSLTARQDFLQQQRKNLIASVAEKLQCSHVFEPSISVDLATQLLTAIALGRGGSAAMDVALLDDRLAGDVKLLRPLKDLNEQEIQFYVHAQRLKPLLQSGSRYGQERGQTASLQNLTSAFVANLQKNYASTVSTVFRTGDKIAVNAHPEQATCVQCQSAMDSDLSDTLLAIEYSRSVSEAGVGLYKNGDDLEALAKRRLEAQDGLCHACRGIQAELKSGKLL; from the coding sequence ATGTGCAGCATTGGCGAAGATGATTTTGGTGACGAGGGGGCCGCCCATGCCATGGTGGCGGAATCCCTGCCCTTGGGAATCGTCCTCAGCCCTGGAGATTGCAACAAATGTGGAGTAACTTCAAGCGAACTCTACAAACTGAACTTCCGGACGGCGGAGTGTCGTGACTGCTTCCTAGCATATGCAAGGCACAAGTTCCGGGCTGCTCTGGGCGCAGCCAAGATCCTGCCACGAAACGCCGAGGTGCTCCTGGTGCTTGACGGCTCCGCAGAGTCCTTGGTGCTCCTGGACATGCTACACTTTGCCCAAACGCAAAACACGTTCAAACGACTGCACTGCAATGCACGTGTGGTCTACGTGGACGATCAACAAGTGCTGGGCCGTTATCCTGTGGACATGGAAGCAATCAAGGCTTTGTCCGACCAATATGCACCTTTTGAGTTTCATGTAATTGAGCTGGGTGCCTTGTCCAGCTCTTTGCAGCGGATCAAGGAGTACAGTCCTTCCCCCAAAGAAACCAGCGAGCTGGTGGAGAAACTCGAGAGGCTGCGCAGCCTAACAGCTCGTCAGGATttcctgcagcagcagcgcaaGAACCTCATTGCCTCGGTGGCAGAGAAGCTGCAATGCAGTCATGTCTTTGAGCCCAGTATAAGTGTGGATTTGGCCACCCAACTCTTGACTGCAATAGCCCTGGGTCGTGGTGGCAGTGCCGCCATGGACGTGGCTCTCCTGGACGATCGGCTGGCGGGCGATGTCAAATTGCTGCGACCCCTCAAAGATCTTAACGAGCAGGAGATTCAATTCTATGTTCATGCCCAGCGATTAAAACCTCTGCTGCAAAGTGGCTCCCGATATGGCCAGGAGAGAGGACAGACTGCCAGCTTACAGAACCTCACGTCGGCCTTTGTGGCTAACCTGCAGAAGAATTACGCTTCCACCGTGTCCACAGTGTTCCGAACTGGCGACAAAATAGCTGTCAATGCCCATCCAGAGCAGGCAACGTGTGTCCAATGTCAGTCTGCTATGGATTCCGACCTCTCCGACACTCTGCTGGCCATCGAGTACTCCAGATCCGTGTCAGAGGCCGGCGTAGGTCTGTACAAGAACGGAGATGACCTCGAAGCTTTGGCAAAGCGGCGGTTGGAGGCGCAGGATGGGCTGTGCCACGCCTGCCGCGGCATACAGGCAGAGCTCAAGAGTGGTAAATTGTTGTAG
- the LOC128261543 gene encoding acyl-coenzyme A diphosphatase NUDT19, translating into MGAATRSYRPSASLILAAKEDSLKDYDYRLLLIKRTEGTSYALNHCVFPGGVFDPREDESPEWITYIKSFGVTDEQLIKLSHNQDTPRPAFLCGRENFSRDIALRLTALRETFEEVGILICTKPDSLKNWDSKSGHPRTWLLEPSDRSEWQHRVHNNASQFLELCRHLNVIPNLWSLQEWSVWRTAATANRKYDTVYYVTTLDEQVNEVSLLLEPHEVASAHWMSPAKAWSSSQDGTIWLPFMLLYDIARLMNLHSWQELLNFARQRSKRGGTMVQPVYYRCDDCMFGVLPGDELYPKEPGTCTQTIILPGSVNEHHRRAKQYNRYIVYDFHRVVLASNVPPCDGHLPLLPIVNTTLAKL; encoded by the exons ATGGGGGCCGCTACTCGATCTTACAGACCTTCAGCTAGCCTTATATTGGCTGCCAAAGAGGATTCTTTAAAGGATTATGACTACAGA TTACTTTTGATCAAGCGAACTGAGGGTACTTCTTATGCATTAAATCATTGCGTTTTTCCTGGCGGCGTTTTCGATCCCCGAGAGGATGAATCTCCCGAATGGATCACATATATCAAGTCCTTTGGAGTGACCGATGAGCAGTTAATAAAGCTGAGTCACAATCAGGATACTCCCAGACCTGCATTTCTGTGCGGCAGAGAAAACTTTTCGAGGGACATCGCATTGCGACTGACTGCGCTCAGGGAAACCTTTGAGGAGGTGGGCATTCTGATCTGCACCAAGCCGGATAGCTTGAAAAATTGGGATTCTAAATCCGGACATCCTCGGACTTGGCTTTTAGAGCCAAGCGATCGTTCTGAGTGGCAGCATAGAGTTCACAACAATGCATCACAGTTTCTGGAGTTGTGCAGGCACCTCAATGTCATTCCCAACCTTTGGTCTCTTCAGGAGTGGTCCGTTTGGAGGACAGCAGCCACAGCCAATCGTAAATATGACACGGTTTACTATGTCACTACGCTGGATGAGCAGGTCAATGAGGTGAGTCTCCTCTTGGAACCTCACGAAGTGGCCTCAGCCCATTGGATGAGTCCGGCGAAAGCCTGGTCAAGCTCCCAGGACGGCACCATTTGGCTTCCTTTCATGCTGCTGTACGACATCGCGCGTCTGATGAATCTGCATAGCTGGCAGGAGCTTCTTAACTTTGCCCGTCAACGGAGCAAACGAGGAGGCACAATGGTACAGCCCGTTTACTATCGCTGCGATGACTGCATGTTTGGAGTGCTTCCTGGGGATGAACTGTATCCCAAGGAGCCCGGCACTTGCACACAAACCATCATCTTGCCGGGATCGGTGAACGAACATCATAGAAGGGCCAAGCAATACAATCGCTATATAGTCTACGATTTCCACCGGGTCGTGCTGGCCTCCAACGTCCCGCCCTGCGATGGTCATCTGCCACTGCTGCCGATCGTTAACACAACGCTAGCAAAATTGTAG
- the LOC128262514 gene encoding acyl-coenzyme A diphosphatase NUDT19 — MSQTASPPKWRTSASVILVTRDADKSEDYKLLMLKRSDNTAMMVNQTVFPGGLLDTAADESVAWLQYLEEFGVPQEALRRLVIIRDDRPVILAPQGTGCYDRFFKRSSIWSREITLRLTAVRECFEEVGLLLCRSRSQLDFGAVICVQDVPDLEAWQRRVHDKPSEFLNLCRELNVVPDLWALHEWSAWASPGFMRKGYETVFFMAFVDKQPKLLEEPSEVKETLWLTPKELLQLADLGEVWFLPPQVYELSRLMGIKEYQSLQDFAVQRSGLGTTMYLPVGYDCQGSMVFVLPGDDFYVPDSHLVNKIISFPGSEEEFRARSKHLHRYTYGPSIRNMELNIPPPNGHLKPLKFHQERQKL, encoded by the exons ATGAGCCAAACTGCTTCCCCGCCCAAGTGGCGGACCTCGGCCAGTGTGATTTTGGTGACCCGAGATGCCGACAAAAGCGAGGATTACAAG TTACTGATGCTCAAACGCAGTGATAACACGGCCATGATGGTCAACCAGACAGTGTTTCCAGGTGGACTACTAGATACCGCGGCCGATGAGAGCGTGGCCTGGCTGCAGTACCTGGAGGAGTTTGGTGTCCCGCAGGAGGCACTGCGTCGCCTGGTAATCATCCGCGATGATCGGCCTGTCATCCTGGCGCCCCAGGGCACCGGCTGCTATGATCGATTCTTCAAGCGCTCTAGCATTTGGTCGCG GGAGATTACACTGCGACTCACCGCCGTGAGGGAGTGCTTTGAGGAGGTGGGTCTGCTGCTGTGCCGCAGCCGGAGTCAGCTGGACTTCGGTGCAGTCATCTGTGTCCAGGATGTGCCCGATCTGGAGGCGTGGCAGCGACGGGTTCACGACAAACCCAGCGAGTTCCTGAATCTCTGCCGGGAGCTAAACGTGGTGCCGGATTTGTGGGCCCTGCACGAGTGGTCCGCCTGGGCGAGTCCGGGATTCATGCGCAAGGG CTACGAAACGGTTTTCTTCATGGCTTTTGTAGACAAACAGCCAAAACTTCTGGAGGAACCATCCGAGGTGAAGGAGACGCTG tGGCTGACACCGAAAGAACTGCTGCAACTGGCCGATCTCGGTGAAGTTTGGTTTTTGCCCCCACAAGTTTACGAACTGTCGCGCCTAATGGGAATCAAGGAGTACCAGAGCTTGCAGGACTTTGCCGTCCAACGCAGCGGATTGGGCACCACTATGTATTTGCCAGTAGGCTATGACTGTCAGGGATCTATGGTTTTTGTTCTGCCAG GTGATGATTTCTATGTGCCAGACTCGCACCTCGTCAACAAAATCATCAGTTTTCCTGGATCAGAAGAAGAGTTTCGAGCCCGTTCAAAGCATTTGCATCGCTATACCTATGGACCATCAATTCGGAACATGGAGTTGAATATTCCTCCACCCAATGGACACTTAAAACCGCTGAAATTTCATCAGGAGCGCCAAAAGCTGTAA